One Nonomuraea angiospora DNA segment encodes these proteins:
- the galK gene encoding galactokinase, with protein MRVVEAFRAAYGAAPQTVWRAPGRVNLIGEHTDYNDGFVLPFAVPWGVTAAITPRTDDTIRLLSLQAPGEPVTIASHDQSAGWTRYVVGVFAMLGERVRGADIAIDGDVPQGAGLSSSAALEVAVASALNDLHGLGLTPMEIALLSQKAENDFVGMPCGIMDQAASALCQEGHALFLDCRSLASRNIPLDLAAHGLSMLIIDTQVHHQHADGEYAKRRAECESAARKLGVPALRDVTDLAAALDQLQGDERKRTMHIVTENHRVEALIGLLRAGAVAEIGALLNASHLSLRDQYEVSSPELDVAVEAAVKGGARGARMTGGGFGGSAIALVPVDRLASVEESVTGAYAEHGFQAPRFLTTTPARGAHRLA; from the coding sequence ATGCGCGTTGTTGAAGCTTTCCGTGCCGCCTACGGCGCGGCCCCCCAGACCGTCTGGCGTGCGCCCGGCCGGGTCAACCTGATCGGCGAGCACACCGACTACAACGACGGCTTCGTCCTCCCGTTCGCCGTGCCGTGGGGCGTCACGGCCGCGATCACGCCGCGTACGGACGACACCATCCGGCTCCTCTCCCTCCAGGCCCCCGGCGAGCCCGTCACCATTGCGAGCCACGACCAGTCGGCGGGCTGGACGCGCTACGTCGTCGGCGTCTTCGCCATGCTGGGCGAGCGCGTGCGGGGCGCGGACATCGCGATCGACGGCGACGTCCCGCAGGGAGCGGGCCTCAGCTCCAGCGCCGCCCTCGAGGTGGCGGTCGCCTCGGCGCTCAACGACCTGCACGGCCTGGGCCTGACGCCCATGGAGATCGCCCTGCTCAGCCAGAAGGCCGAGAACGACTTCGTCGGCATGCCCTGCGGCATCATGGACCAGGCCGCCTCGGCGCTGTGCCAGGAGGGCCACGCGCTGTTCCTCGACTGCCGCTCGCTCGCCTCCCGCAACATCCCGCTCGACCTGGCCGCCCACGGGCTGAGCATGCTGATCATCGACACGCAGGTCCACCACCAGCACGCCGACGGCGAGTACGCCAAGCGCCGCGCCGAGTGCGAGTCCGCGGCCCGCAAGCTCGGCGTCCCGGCCCTGCGCGACGTCACGGACCTGGCCGCGGCCCTCGACCAGCTCCAGGGCGACGAGCGCAAGCGCACGATGCACATCGTCACCGAGAACCACCGCGTCGAGGCCCTCATCGGCCTGCTGCGCGCGGGCGCCGTCGCCGAGATCGGCGCCCTCCTCAACGCCTCGCACCTGTCGCTCCGTGACCAGTACGAGGTCTCCTCGCCGGAGCTGGACGTCGCCGTCGAGGCCGCCGTCAAGGGCGGGGCGCGCGGCGCCCGGATGACGGGCGGCGGCTTCGGCGGCTCCGCCATCGCCCTGGTGCCGGTGGACCGCCTCGCCAGTGTCGAGGAGTCGGTGACCGGCGCGTACGCGGAGCACGGCTTCCAGGCTCCGCGCTTCCTGACCACCACCCCGGCCCGCGGCGCCCACCGCCTGGCCTGA
- a CDS encoding amylo-alpha-1,6-glucosidase — MEARPAVDDAALGREALAVLEANWTGTGTVPAPGLYPHQWSWDSAFVVIGLARHRPDRARDELLSLLRGQWATGMVPHIVFHTREAYFPGPSVWRSQEHEAAPRVLTSGLTSPPLHALALWWFYRHTGDVEFVRKAYPALVAQHAYLSSARDLGGAGLAAIVHPWESGMDDSPSWDEPLNALPAIRYGYRHLELEQRHPDSDHDRYVWLAMRYRDAGYRAEYLRDEHPFAIEDPMFNGIWLASCQALAELAPLAGADPVPHAEQADRIRQAMLDRLWDGCFYARDLRTDRLIRVCTVGGFGPLLDPGLPSDRLHAAVEVLESARFMGATGYPVPSCEIRAPQFDRTRYWRGPSWVNTNWLLRRAAAVHSLDQLGRQLANGTLRLVRQAGFRECFDPFDGSGRGCRDFSWSAALTLDLLADNVEE, encoded by the coding sequence ATGGAGGCGCGGCCGGCGGTCGACGATGCCGCGCTCGGGCGCGAGGCACTGGCCGTGCTCGAGGCGAACTGGACAGGCACGGGCACCGTGCCCGCGCCAGGTCTCTATCCGCACCAATGGAGCTGGGACTCCGCGTTCGTCGTCATCGGTCTGGCCAGGCACCGGCCGGACCGGGCCCGCGACGAGCTGCTCAGCCTGCTGCGGGGGCAGTGGGCGACCGGGATGGTGCCGCACATCGTCTTCCACACGCGCGAGGCGTACTTCCCGGGGCCGTCCGTGTGGCGCTCGCAGGAGCACGAGGCCGCGCCACGCGTGCTCACCTCGGGGCTCACCTCGCCGCCGCTGCACGCGCTGGCGCTGTGGTGGTTCTACCGGCACACCGGGGATGTCGAGTTCGTCAGGAAGGCGTACCCGGCGCTGGTGGCCCAGCACGCCTACCTCTCCTCGGCCCGCGATCTCGGCGGCGCGGGCCTGGCGGCGATCGTGCACCCCTGGGAGTCGGGCATGGACGACAGCCCCTCCTGGGACGAGCCCCTGAACGCGCTGCCCGCGATCAGGTACGGCTACCGCCACCTGGAGCTGGAGCAGCGTCACCCCGACAGCGACCACGACCGCTACGTCTGGCTGGCCATGCGCTACCGGGACGCCGGATACAGGGCCGAATACCTGCGGGACGAGCATCCGTTCGCGATCGAGGACCCGATGTTCAACGGGATCTGGCTGGCCTCCTGCCAGGCCCTGGCCGAGCTGGCGCCGCTGGCGGGCGCCGACCCCGTACCCCACGCCGAGCAGGCCGACCGCATCAGGCAGGCCATGCTCGACCGCCTGTGGGACGGCTGCTTCTACGCCCGCGACCTGCGGACCGACCGGCTGATCCGGGTCTGCACGGTGGGCGGGTTCGGGCCGCTGCTGGATCCCGGGCTGCCCAGCGACCGCCTGCACGCGGCGGTGGAGGTGCTGGAGTCGGCCAGGTTCATGGGGGCCACCGGCTATCCGGTGCCGAGCTGCGAGATCCGGGCGCCCCAGTTCGACCGTACGCGCTACTGGCGCGGCCCCTCCTGGGTGAACACCAACTGGCTGCTGCGCCGGGCCGCGGCCGTGCACTCGCTCGACCAGCTCGGCCGGCAGCTCGCCAACGGCACCCTGCGCCTGGTCCGGCAGGCCGGCTTCCGGGAGTGCTTCGACCCCTTCGACGGCAGCGGGCGCGGGTGCCGGGACTTCTCCTGGAGCGCGGCGCTCACCCTCGATCTGCTCGCCGATAACGTGGAGGAATGA
- a CDS encoding nitric oxide synthase oxygenase has product MLERTTDLREAERFIRLFHAENPQAGGLQARLRDVSRDVARHGTYTHTYEELEFGARVAWRNSNRCIGRLYWRSLKVRDRRQVSTAEGVALECVEHLRVATGNGRIRPTVTVLPPDTPALRGPRILNDQLIRYAGHRTQEGRIVGDRRNAELTDLAKALGWQGRSGRFDVLPLIIQPSLGDPLLCNLPGDAVLEVPLTHPEYQWFEELGLRWHAVPAISDMCLEIGGICYPCAPFNGWYMGTEIGARNFADADRYDQLKVVAERLGLDTSTERTLWRDHALVELNVAVLHSFERAGVTMTDHHTESRRFLTHLSREEKAGRVCPADWSWIVPPMSGGVTPVFHRYYDTSVLSPAFVHHRQPPSLPSAPRTWFG; this is encoded by the coding sequence GTGCTTGAGCGAACCACCGACCTCCGCGAGGCGGAGCGCTTCATCAGGCTCTTCCACGCCGAGAACCCCCAGGCCGGAGGCCTGCAGGCCCGGCTGCGTGACGTCTCGAGAGACGTGGCCCGCCACGGGACCTACACGCACACGTACGAGGAGCTGGAGTTCGGCGCCCGGGTGGCCTGGCGCAACAGCAACCGGTGCATCGGGCGGCTCTACTGGCGCTCGCTGAAGGTGCGCGACCGCAGGCAGGTGAGCACGGCCGAGGGGGTCGCCCTGGAGTGCGTCGAGCATCTGCGGGTGGCCACCGGGAACGGCAGGATCAGGCCCACCGTGACCGTCCTGCCGCCCGACACGCCGGCGCTGCGCGGCCCCCGGATCCTGAACGACCAGCTCATCCGGTACGCGGGCCACCGCACCCAGGAGGGCCGCATCGTGGGGGACCGGCGCAACGCGGAGCTCACCGACCTGGCCAAGGCGCTGGGCTGGCAGGGCAGGTCCGGCCGGTTCGACGTGCTGCCGCTGATCATCCAGCCGAGCCTGGGCGATCCGCTGCTGTGCAACCTGCCGGGGGACGCCGTGCTGGAGGTGCCGCTGACGCATCCGGAATATCAGTGGTTCGAGGAGCTGGGCCTGCGCTGGCACGCCGTACCAGCTATTTCCGATATGTGCCTGGAGATCGGCGGCATCTGCTACCCGTGCGCGCCCTTCAACGGCTGGTACATGGGCACCGAGATCGGCGCCCGCAACTTCGCGGACGCCGACAGGTACGACCAGCTCAAGGTCGTCGCGGAGCGGCTCGGGCTGGACACCTCGACCGAGCGGACCCTGTGGCGGGACCACGCGCTGGTGGAGCTGAACGTGGCGGTGCTGCACTCGTTCGAGCGGGCGGGGGTCACGATGACCGATCACCACACCGAGTCGCGCCGTTTCCTCACCCACCTGTCGCGCGAGGAGAAGGCCGGGCGCGTCTGCCCGGCGGACTGGTCGTGGATCGTGCCCCCGATGTCGGGCGGCGTCACCCCCGTCTTCCACCGCTACTACGACACCAGCGTCCTGAGCCCGGCCTTCGTCCATCACCGCCAGCCGCCGTCCTTGCCTTCTGCGCCTAGAACATGGTTCGGTTAG
- a CDS encoding serine/threonine-protein kinase — MTRCAQPGCTGTIEDGYCDLCGHSASTPAPPPASVPVSVPISGPVSVRTQPVSRSVTSPVSSGRSRPGVLATIADLPSVPYRDPATAVMADPVVPENKRYCANPACGQEVGRSREGRPGLTDGFCPHCRTQFSFTPKLDKDDLVADQYRVLGCLAHGGLGWIYLASDENLDGMWVVLKGLLNTNDAEALAAAEAERKFLTTVDHPNIVKILNFQRSGGFGYIVMEYVGGQSLHELRRQGPVPLREALMYGREILQAFAYLHEHGMVYCDLKPANVIRVGKRLKLIDLGAVLPVGAPPGSGWATPGYHAPEVESHPAAVTADLYTVARTLAVLAIPGFAPYANGVATPLPEDCGHPSFTRLLRKATALNPADRFQSAEEMEEQLVGVLREVSAIEDNVPYPAPSPMFGPERSAVGTVLAEESDVVFGPLDPVAVAQALPVPLVDPADAAAGALAGLLGSDGQELMDQLAALPRTPETKLMRARLLAEGAAPEAPVALNELDIELPRDWRVTWYRGVLCLTTGRPEEAVAMFDACLSALPGELAPKLALAFALECAGKPAAGWYEAVWRTDHSYVSAVFGLARSGRMSVLDEVPSHSVYRARAQVALAVSVVRGADLSTLTTDDLVGSADRLARQADLDPRRRDLLTAELLTSALTWLESGSPPKGARLAEAPFTEQGLRKRLESIFRRLAVAADSRQERHALIDRANAVRPRSWI; from the coding sequence ATGACCCGCTGCGCGCAGCCGGGCTGCACGGGCACGATCGAGGACGGCTACTGCGACCTGTGCGGCCACTCGGCGAGCACCCCGGCGCCGCCGCCCGCCTCCGTGCCCGTTTCCGTGCCCATTTCCGGGCCCGTTTCCGTACGGACACAGCCGGTGAGCCGGTCCGTCACCTCTCCGGTGAGCAGCGGCAGGTCGCGGCCAGGCGTGCTGGCCACCATCGCCGACCTGCCGTCGGTGCCCTACCGCGACCCGGCCACCGCCGTGATGGCCGACCCCGTGGTGCCCGAGAACAAGCGTTACTGCGCCAACCCGGCGTGCGGGCAGGAGGTCGGGCGCTCCAGGGAGGGCCGGCCGGGGCTGACGGACGGGTTCTGCCCGCACTGCCGCACGCAGTTCTCGTTCACCCCCAAGCTGGACAAGGACGACCTGGTCGCCGACCAGTACCGCGTGCTGGGCTGCCTGGCGCACGGCGGGCTCGGCTGGATCTACCTGGCCTCCGACGAGAACCTCGACGGCATGTGGGTCGTGCTCAAGGGCCTGCTCAACACCAACGACGCCGAGGCGCTGGCGGCGGCGGAGGCCGAGCGGAAGTTCCTCACCACGGTCGACCACCCCAACATCGTCAAGATCCTCAACTTCCAGCGCTCCGGCGGCTTCGGCTACATCGTCATGGAGTACGTCGGCGGCCAGTCGCTGCACGAGCTGCGCCGCCAGGGCCCGGTGCCGCTGCGCGAGGCCCTCATGTACGGCCGGGAGATCCTGCAGGCGTTCGCCTACCTGCACGAGCACGGCATGGTCTACTGCGACCTCAAACCGGCCAACGTGATCAGGGTCGGCAAGCGGCTCAAGCTCATCGACCTGGGCGCGGTGCTGCCCGTCGGCGCGCCGCCGGGCTCGGGCTGGGCCACGCCCGGCTACCACGCCCCCGAGGTGGAGTCCCACCCCGCCGCCGTCACCGCCGACCTCTACACCGTGGCCAGGACGCTGGCGGTGCTGGCGATCCCGGGCTTCGCCCCGTATGCGAACGGCGTGGCCACCCCGCTGCCCGAGGACTGCGGGCACCCGTCGTTCACCCGGCTGCTGCGCAAGGCCACCGCCCTCAACCCCGCCGACAGGTTCCAGAGCGCGGAGGAGATGGAGGAGCAGCTCGTCGGGGTGCTGCGGGAGGTCAGCGCCATCGAGGACAACGTCCCGTACCCGGCGCCCTCGCCGATGTTCGGGCCCGAGCGCAGCGCCGTGGGCACGGTGCTGGCGGAGGAGAGCGACGTGGTGTTCGGGCCGCTCGACCCGGTGGCCGTCGCGCAGGCGCTGCCGGTGCCGCTGGTCGACCCCGCCGACGCGGCGGCGGGCGCGCTGGCCGGGCTGCTGGGCAGCGACGGCCAGGAGCTGATGGACCAGCTCGCCGCGCTGCCGAGGACGCCCGAGACGAAGCTGATGCGGGCCAGGCTGCTGGCCGAGGGGGCCGCGCCCGAGGCCCCCGTCGCGCTGAACGAGCTGGACATCGAGCTGCCCCGCGACTGGCGGGTGACCTGGTACCGCGGGGTGCTCTGCCTGACCACGGGGCGGCCGGAGGAGGCCGTCGCGATGTTCGACGCGTGCCTGTCGGCGCTGCCCGGCGAGCTGGCGCCGAAGCTGGCGCTGGCGTTCGCGCTGGAGTGCGCGGGCAAGCCCGCCGCCGGCTGGTACGAGGCCGTCTGGCGGACCGACCACTCGTACGTGAGCGCGGTGTTCGGGCTGGCCAGGTCGGGCCGGATGAGCGTGCTCGACGAGGTGCCCTCCCACTCGGTCTACCGGGCGCGGGCGCAGGTGGCGCTGGCGGTCTCCGTCGTACGGGGGGCCGACCTGAGCACGCTCACCACGGACGACCTGGTGGGCTCGGCCGACCGCCTGGCCAGACAGGCCGACCTCGACCCGCGCCGCCGCGACCTGCTGACCGCCGAGCTGCTCACCTCGGCGCTGACCTGGCTCGAGAGCGGTTCCCCGCCGAAGGGCGCGCGGCTGGCCGAGGCGCCGTTCACCGAGCAGGGGCTGCGC
- a CDS encoding sensor histidine kinase, which translates to MGSPVDARAENAWLPSYPFWDAYFAIVLIATIITIVVDDGAPVAVILLLLITVSYALWGRKAVRAPVAPTKEGWWHAAAMIVLFTAADLLAPQSAVALSALIPMAFMALRRARAVAVTVAMFTGPAIQLMAENGSHPLLIAVAIVLGLSASTLLGVFIDRLGRQNTERARLIAELDRTREELAEVSTEAGMLAERERLAGDIHDTLAQGFASIVMLLQAAGDGHDPYVRRAMETAKDNLSETRALIAALAPPALEGASLEEALGRLAKRFELPVEVSVAGAADVPALVAEALVRAAQEGLANVRKHARARSVRLALEHVPGPAVRMSIADDGCGFHPSTGGDGYGLRVMRNRVTRLGGTVRITGSPGQGTTLAVELPCSG; encoded by the coding sequence ATGGGCAGTCCCGTGGACGCGCGGGCGGAGAACGCCTGGTTGCCGTCCTACCCCTTCTGGGACGCGTACTTCGCGATCGTGCTGATCGCGACCATCATCACCATCGTGGTGGACGACGGGGCGCCGGTCGCCGTCATCCTGCTGCTCCTGATCACCGTCTCGTACGCGCTGTGGGGCCGCAAGGCCGTACGGGCGCCGGTCGCCCCCACCAAGGAGGGCTGGTGGCACGCCGCCGCGATGATCGTCCTGTTCACCGCGGCCGACCTGCTCGCGCCGCAGTCCGCCGTCGCGCTGTCGGCGCTGATCCCCATGGCGTTCATGGCGCTGCGGCGGGCGCGGGCCGTGGCCGTGACGGTTGCCATGTTCACCGGGCCCGCGATCCAGCTCATGGCCGAGAACGGCTCGCACCCGCTGCTGATCGCGGTGGCGATCGTGCTCGGGCTGTCGGCCAGCACGCTGCTGGGGGTGTTCATCGACCGGCTCGGGCGGCAGAACACCGAGCGGGCCCGGCTGATCGCGGAGCTCGACCGCACCCGGGAGGAGCTGGCCGAGGTGAGCACGGAGGCCGGGATGCTGGCCGAACGCGAGCGGCTGGCCGGTGACATCCACGACACGCTGGCCCAGGGGTTCGCGAGCATCGTGATGCTGCTGCAGGCCGCGGGGGACGGACACGACCCGTACGTGCGGCGCGCCATGGAGACGGCCAAGGACAACCTGTCCGAGACCCGCGCGCTCATCGCCGCCCTGGCGCCGCCCGCGCTGGAGGGCGCCTCGCTGGAGGAGGCGCTGGGGCGGCTGGCCAAGAGGTTCGAGCTGCCCGTGGAGGTGAGCGTCGCCGGGGCCGCCGACGTGCCCGCCCTCGTGGCGGAGGCGCTGGTGCGGGCCGCCCAGGAAGGGCTGGCCAACGTACGCAAGCACGCCCGCGCCCGCTCCGTACGGCTGGCCCTCGAACACGTGCCGGGCCCGGCCGTACGGATGTCGATCGCCGACGACGGGTGCGGCTTCCACCCCTCAACCGGCGGCGACGGGTACGGCCTGCGCGTGATGCGCAACCGGGTGACCCGGCTCGGCGGCACCGTCCGGATCACCGGCTCGCCCGGCCAGGGGACCACGCTCGCGGTGGAGCTGCCGTGCTCAGGGTGA
- a CDS encoding enoyl-CoA hydratase-related protein produces MAELVLSSLDQGVLTLTFNRPDTLNAWTDALGRRYFDLLAQAEKDPEVRAVVVTGAGKGFCSGADFEALAAIRNGTYDQEPDPRPNTFPTTVGKPIIAAVNGACAGLGMVHALVCDLVFTAADAKWTTAFPRRGLIAEYGLSWVLPRLIGQQRAMDVLLSGRVFTGAEAYELGLVNRAVTGEGVLSEAQAYARELAAYSSPASMAVIKRQVWHDWDATLEDSAAAAVREMVASFGRPDFAEGVASFLERRPPNFPPL; encoded by the coding sequence ATGGCAGAACTCGTGCTCTCATCCCTCGACCAGGGCGTACTCACGCTGACCTTCAACCGTCCCGACACCCTCAACGCGTGGACGGACGCCCTGGGACGGCGCTACTTCGACCTGCTGGCGCAGGCCGAGAAGGACCCGGAGGTGCGGGCCGTCGTGGTCACGGGCGCGGGCAAGGGGTTCTGCTCGGGGGCGGACTTCGAGGCGCTGGCGGCGATCCGGAACGGCACCTACGACCAGGAGCCCGACCCGCGGCCCAACACGTTCCCGACCACCGTCGGAAAGCCGATCATCGCGGCCGTCAACGGGGCCTGCGCGGGGCTGGGCATGGTGCACGCGCTCGTCTGCGACCTCGTCTTCACGGCCGCGGACGCCAAGTGGACCACGGCGTTCCCGCGCCGGGGGCTGATCGCCGAGTACGGGCTGTCATGGGTGCTGCCCAGGCTGATCGGGCAGCAGCGGGCCATGGACGTCCTGCTGTCGGGGCGGGTGTTCACCGGGGCCGAGGCGTACGAGCTCGGGCTGGTCAACCGGGCGGTGACGGGGGAGGGCGTGCTCTCCGAGGCGCAGGCGTACGCCCGGGAGCTCGCGGCCTACAGCTCGCCGGCGTCGATGGCGGTGATCAAGCGGCAGGTGTGGCACGACTGGGACGCCACCCTGGAGGACTCCGCCGCGGCGGCCGTCCGGGAGATGGTCGCCTCCTTCGGCCGCCCCGACTTCGCGGAGGGCGTCGCCAGTTTCCTGGAGCGACGCCCGCCGAACTTCCCACCCCTGTAA
- a CDS encoding response regulator, with protein sequence MLRVMIVDDHPIVREGLRGMLLAEPDLEVVGEAGSGDEAVVVVPLLRPDVILMDLRMPGGDGVSAIERLGPGHRVIVLTTYEDDGEILRAVSAGAAGYLLKDVSRADLASAVRAAAGGRTVLSPSVAARLAGRRPAAPVLSEREREVLELVAQGLTNGEIGRRLFIGEATVKTYLLRVFGKLGVSDRTSAVLAALDLGLVHRRP encoded by the coding sequence GTGCTCAGGGTGATGATCGTCGACGACCACCCGATCGTCCGCGAGGGGCTGCGCGGGATGCTGCTGGCCGAGCCGGACCTGGAGGTGGTCGGCGAGGCCGGCTCGGGGGACGAGGCCGTGGTCGTCGTGCCCCTGCTGCGGCCCGACGTGATCCTCATGGACCTGCGCATGCCGGGCGGGGACGGCGTCAGCGCGATCGAACGGCTGGGGCCCGGCCACCGGGTCATCGTGCTGACGACGTACGAGGACGACGGGGAGATCCTGCGGGCCGTCTCCGCGGGTGCGGCCGGATACCTGCTGAAGGACGTGTCGCGGGCGGACCTGGCGTCGGCCGTGCGGGCGGCGGCCGGCGGCCGGACGGTGCTCTCGCCCTCGGTCGCGGCGCGGCTGGCCGGGCGGCGGCCCGCCGCGCCGGTGCTGTCGGAGCGGGAGCGGGAGGTCCTGGAGCTGGTGGCCCAGGGGCTCACGAACGGGGAGATCGGCAGGCGGCTGTTCATCGGGGAGGCGACGGTCAAGACGTACCTGCTGCGGGTGTTCGGCAAGCTGGGCGTCTCCGACCGCACCTCGGCCGTCCTGGCCGCGCTGGACCTCGGCCTCGTCCACCGCCGCCCCTGA
- a CDS encoding DUF6766 family protein, with protein sequence MRWVRENSLALAFLVMFLLSLGGQAVAGLLEYNDVQRAEGAQPVSFAQYVTSSPFAVDVSENWQSEYLQFLLYIMLTVWLVQKGSPESKEMDRVGTESDEEQGIGAHAGPRSPRWARAGGARLWVYSNSLGLVMGAIFVLSWLAQSVTGQAAYNSDRLGDLRDPLSWWSYVTAPEFWDRTLQNWQSELLAVLSMVVLSIYLRQRGSPESKPVGAAHAETGVEG encoded by the coding sequence ATGAGGTGGGTCAGGGAGAACTCGCTGGCGCTGGCGTTCCTCGTCATGTTCCTGCTCTCGCTGGGCGGCCAGGCCGTGGCCGGGCTGCTGGAGTACAACGACGTGCAGCGGGCCGAGGGGGCACAGCCGGTCTCGTTCGCGCAGTACGTGACGTCGTCGCCGTTCGCGGTGGACGTCTCGGAGAACTGGCAGTCGGAGTACCTGCAGTTCCTGCTGTACATCATGCTGACCGTCTGGCTCGTGCAGAAGGGGTCGCCCGAGTCCAAGGAGATGGACCGGGTGGGGACGGAGTCCGACGAGGAGCAGGGGATCGGGGCGCATGCCGGGCCGCGCTCTCCCCGGTGGGCTAGGGCCGGCGGGGCCAGGCTGTGGGTCTACAGCAACTCGCTGGGGCTGGTGATGGGGGCCATCTTCGTCCTGTCGTGGCTGGCGCAGTCGGTGACGGGGCAGGCGGCGTACAACTCGGATCGGCTCGGCGACCTGCGCGACCCGCTCTCGTGGTGGTCGTACGTGACCGCGCCGGAGTTCTGGGACCGGACCCTGCAGAACTGGCAGTCGGAGCTGCTCGCGGTGCTGTCGATGGTGGTGCTCTCGATCTACCTGCGGCAGCGGGGGTCACCCGAGTCGAAGCCGGTGGGGGCCGCTCACGCCGAGACGGGCGTGGAGGGCTGA
- a CDS encoding YtxH domain-containing protein, translated as MRYRVTFAVGMAIGYVLGSRAGRERYEQIKRTAQRVADSPRVQEVAGVVGAQASRLAGVAKSKVGATLQHRIPFLSADDHHPDTGTGWPEEDIVDKKARESGIPY; from the coding sequence ATGCGTTATCGAGTGACATTCGCTGTGGGTATGGCGATCGGCTACGTGCTGGGCAGCCGGGCCGGACGCGAGCGGTACGAACAGATCAAGCGGACGGCCCAGCGTGTCGCCGACAGCCCCAGGGTGCAGGAGGTCGCCGGGGTGGTGGGCGCGCAGGCGTCGAGGCTGGCCGGGGTGGCCAAGTCGAAGGTGGGGGCGACGTTGCAACACCGCATCCCGTTCCTCAGCGCCGACGACCACCATCCCGACACGGGCACGGGCTGGCCTGAAGAGGACATCGTGGACAAGAAGGCCCGCGAGAGCGGCATTCCTTACTGA
- a CDS encoding 1-aminocyclopropane-1-carboxylate deaminase/D-cysteine desulfhydrase, with product MEELLDPGLGRVRLFLMNDDNKPRKLRYNLGHSRLLTFGGAYSNHIRAVAEAGRRHGIETIGVIRGEEHLPLNPSLAHARACGMTLTYLDRASYRLKHTEGVLAGLRARWGDDVAILPEGGSNAAAVRGCAELPGEISAEYDVICCPVGTGGTLAGISAGLPEGKRAIGFAVLKGAGFLAGEVARLQREAYGRTWANWELNLDYHFGGYAKSTPALDAFIGKYRVEGIYVAKMLYGILDLARQGAFPDGTRIVAVITGQPSTPVSA from the coding sequence ATGGAAGAGCTCCTGGATCCCGGGCTCGGCCGGGTCCGGTTGTTCCTGATGAACGACGACAACAAACCCCGCAAACTCCGCTACAACCTGGGCCATTCCCGCCTGCTGACCTTCGGCGGGGCATACTCCAACCACATCAGGGCCGTGGCCGAGGCGGGGCGGCGGCACGGGATCGAGACCATCGGGGTCATCCGGGGCGAGGAGCACCTGCCGCTCAACCCCTCGCTCGCCCACGCCAGGGCGTGCGGGATGACCCTGACCTACCTCGACCGGGCCTCCTACCGGCTCAAGCACACCGAGGGCGTGCTGGCGGGGCTGCGGGCGCGCTGGGGCGACGACGTGGCGATCCTGCCCGAGGGCGGGAGCAACGCGGCCGCCGTGCGCGGGTGCGCCGAGCTGCCGGGGGAGATCTCCGCGGAGTACGACGTCATCTGCTGCCCGGTCGGCACCGGCGGGACGCTGGCCGGGATCTCGGCGGGGCTGCCGGAGGGGAAGCGGGCGATCGGGTTCGCGGTGCTGAAGGGGGCGGGCTTCCTCGCGGGCGAGGTGGCCAGGCTGCAGCGGGAGGCGTACGGGCGCACCTGGGCGAACTGGGAGCTCAACCTGGACTACCACTTCGGCGGCTACGCCAAGTCAACTCCCGCCTTGGACGCATTTATCGGGAAATATCGTGTCGAAGGCATCTATGTGGCCAAGATGCTCTACGGGATCCTCGACCTCGCCCGGCAGGGCGCCTTCCCCGACGGCACCCGCATCGTCGCCGTGATCACCGGTCAGCCCTCCACGCCCGTCTCGGCGTGA